Proteins encoded by one window of Arachis hypogaea cultivar Tifrunner chromosome 1, arahy.Tifrunner.gnm2.J5K5, whole genome shotgun sequence:
- the LOC112696147 gene encoding glucan endo-1,3-beta-glucosidase 5: MASFNQQYATCFLLSLCILSQCLTKGAVGFACNWGTRSTHPLTPQIVVRLMKDNGFNKVKLFEADPGALKALGRSGIQVMVGIPNDMLDSLASNVNAAIAWVTQNVSTYISKNGVDIRYVAVGNEAFLKTYNGRFVNATFPAIQNIQAALIKAGLGRQVKVTTPLNADVYQSDSGLPSGGNFRPDIQDQMINIIKFLRQNGGPLTFNIYPFLSMDADPNFPKEFAFFDGSASPVVDGSITYTNVFDANFDTLVSALEKNGFSSMPIIVGEVGWPTDGSANANIKNAQRFNQGLFDRIVKKQGTPKRTTAPDIYVFGLIDEDAKSIEPGPFERHWGVFNFDGSIKYPLNLGGGKSLVAAKGVKYLPKQWCVMSNQANPTDPSFADSISKACTYADCTSLSPGASCGNLDPRGNASYAFNMYYQTMDQRKDACNFNGLSAITTINPSPPQGSCKFEIMIDLGKHENKSTTSFAESMKGTCSMVMLVLSFMFTMLVSIISA; encoded by the exons ATGGCATCATTCAACCAACAATATGCAACATGTTTTTTGTTATCACTTTGCATTCTAAGCCAATGCTTAACAAAGGGTGCTGTTGGCTTTGCTTGCAACTGGGGAACGCGTTCAACGCATCCCTTGACACCTCAAATAGTAGTGAGGCTGATGAAAGACAATGGATTCAACAAAGTGAAGCTCTTTGAGGCTGATCCCGGAGCACTCAAGGCACTTGGAAGATCTGGTATTCAGGTCATGGTCGGTATCCCAAATGATATGTTAGATTCACTTGCAAGCAATGTCAATGCAGCTATTGCTTGGGTGACACAGAATGTTTCCACTTACATATCCAAGAATGGGGTTGATATAAG GTATGTTGCCGTGGGTAACGAAGCTTTCCTCAAAACATATAACGGCCGATTTGTGAATGCCACATTTCCCGCCATTCAAAATATTCAAGCTGCCCTGATTAAAGCTGGTTTAGGGAGGCAAGTGAAAGTGACTACTCCTCTAAATGCAGATGTGTACCAAAGTGACAGTGGCCTTCCATCAGGTGGAAACTTTAGGCCAGACATTCAAGATCAAATGATCAACATAATAAAGTTCCTACGGCAAAATGGTGGCCCTTTAACATTCAACATCTACCCATTCTTAAGTATGGATGCTGACCCAAACTTTCCAAAAGAATTTGCATTCTTTGATGGCTCTGCTTCCCCTGTGGTAGATGGGTCAATAACATACACCAACGTGTTTGATGCAAACTTTGACACACTAGTTTCAGCTCTCGAAAAGAATGGCTTCAGCTCCATGCCAATCATAGTAGGAGAGGTTGGATGGCCAACGGATGGAAGCGCTAACGCAAACATAAAGAATGCTCAGAGGTTTAATCAGGGACTATTTGACCGGATAGTGAAAAAACAAGGAACTCCAAAGCGCACCACTGCTCCAGATATCTACGTGTTCGGCCTCATAGACGAAGATGCAAAGAGCATTGAGCCAGGACCTTTTGAGCGGCATTGGGGTGTGTTTaactttgatggatcaataaAGTACCCTTTGAATCTTGGTGGTGGAAAATCACTAGTTGCTGCAAAGGGGGTGAAGTATTTACCAAAACAATGGTGTGTAATGTCAAATCAAGCAAATCCAACGGATCCTAGTTTTGCTGACAGCATCAGCAAAGCTTGCACTTATGCCGATTGCACTAGTCTTTCTCCAGGTGCATCCTGTGGCAATTTGGACCCTAGGGGTAATGCTTCTTATGCATTTAATATGTATTATCAAACCATGGATCAACGCAAAGATGCGTGCAATTTCAATGGACTTTCTGCAATTACTACCATAAATCCTTCACCACCTCAAGGTTCTTGCAAATTTGAGATCATGATtgatcttggaaagcatgagaaTAAGTCAACTACTTCTTTTGCTGAATCAATGAAGGGAACATGTTCAATGGTCATGCTGGTATTAAGCTTTATGTTCACTATGTTAGTGTCCATTATCAGCGCTTAG